In Alkaliphilus flagellatus, one DNA window encodes the following:
- the allE gene encoding (S)-ureidoglycine aminohydrolase, with protein sequence MSYKNGVVGYREGILANRSIVKKDNYALIEPDGIVKNAIVGFENCDVTILSSPKIGASFVDYLLTIKEDGKNHLGFGGEGIEVFFYIFEGNVKVWNDDKSEKLTDGGYIFSPAGKKLYFENIGDTPAKGFLYKRLYDRIEGYEAHTVIGNSNDLEEIPYEGMTDVIIKDFLPAANNFGFDMNFHILSFKPGASHGYIETHFQEHGAYIFSGQGMYNLDNDWVPVEKGDYIFMSAYCLQAAYGIGRDENFAYIYSKDCNRDAKL encoded by the coding sequence TTGAGTTATAAAAATGGAGTAGTAGGATATAGAGAAGGTATATTAGCAAATCGATCAATTGTAAAAAAGGATAATTATGCATTAATTGAACCTGATGGAATTGTTAAAAATGCAATTGTAGGATTTGAAAATTGTGATGTTACAATTCTATCTTCACCTAAAATTGGTGCAAGTTTTGTAGATTATTTATTGACTATTAAAGAAGATGGAAAAAATCATTTAGGCTTTGGAGGAGAAGGCATAGAGGTTTTCTTCTATATATTTGAAGGAAATGTAAAAGTATGGAATGATGATAAGTCTGAAAAATTAACTGATGGTGGATATATCTTCAGTCCTGCTGGAAAGAAATTATATTTTGAAAATATAGGTGATACCCCAGCAAAAGGATTTTTATATAAGAGACTTTATGATAGGATCGAAGGTTATGAAGCTCATACAGTAATTGGAAATAGTAATGATCTAGAAGAAATACCATATGAAGGTATGACAGATGTAATAATAAAAGACTTTTTGCCTGCTGCAAATAACTTTGGATTTGATATGAACTTCCACATTTTATCATTTAAACCTGGAGCAAGTCATGGATATATAGAAACCCACTTCCAAGAGCACGGCGCTTATATTTTCTCTGGACAAGGAATGTATAACCTTGACAATGATTGGGTACCAGTGGAAAAAGGAGATTATATATTTATGAGTGCATACTGTCTACAGGCAGCATATGGCATAGGAAGAGATGAAAACTTTGCCTATATTTATTCCAAAGACTGTAATAGGGATGCTAAACTGTAG
- the arcC gene encoding carbamate kinase, whose protein sequence is MMNKKKRIVIALGGNALGNNLEEQKIAVKTTAIAIVDLIEEGCDVVIAHGNGPQVGMIHSAMSSISSIPLYVSGAMSQTYIGLDLENALRDELLNRGIKDMPVATVMTQVVVDKEDKSFENPTKPIGRFMSLEEANLAKKEHGYDIVEDSGRGYRRVVPSPSPKKIVEIDSINALVERGQLVICCGGGGIPVIQEGNSLIGVDAVIDKDFVSCLLAKELDADFLIILTAVEKVAINFGKENEKWLSYLSIEEAKGYIEEGHFAPGSMLPKIEAALDFAGSKEGRAALITQLEKAKEGINGETGTRIHM, encoded by the coding sequence ATGATGAATAAGAAAAAGAGAATAGTAATAGCCTTAGGTGGCAATGCCTTAGGAAATAATCTGGAGGAGCAAAAAATAGCTGTTAAAACAACAGCAATTGCCATAGTTGATTTAATAGAAGAAGGTTGTGATGTGGTAATTGCCCATGGAAATGGTCCACAAGTGGGAATGATACACAGTGCTATGTCTAGTATCTCATCAATACCATTATATGTTAGTGGAGCAATGAGTCAGACTTATATAGGTCTTGATTTGGAAAATGCTCTTAGGGATGAATTATTAAATAGAGGAATAAAAGATATGCCAGTAGCTACAGTAATGACACAGGTTGTAGTTGACAAAGAGGATAAATCCTTTGAAAATCCAACAAAACCAATTGGAAGATTTATGTCCCTTGAAGAGGCAAATCTAGCAAAAAAAGAACATGGATATGATATAGTAGAGGACTCTGGCAGAGGATATAGAAGAGTTGTTCCATCACCATCACCTAAAAAAATAGTTGAAATCGATTCAATTAATGCTCTAGTTGAAAGAGGACAATTGGTGATTTGTTGTGGCGGAGGTGGTATACCAGTTATACAAGAAGGAAATAGCTTAATTGGTGTTGATGCAGTAATTGATAAGGATTTTGTAAGTTGTTTATTGGCAAAAGAATTAGATGCAGACTTTTTAATAATTCTAACTGCTGTAGAGAAAGTAGCAATAAATTTTGGCAAAGAAAATGAAAAATGGTTATCTTACTTAAGCATTGAGGAAGCTAAAGGATATATAGAAGAAGGTCATTTTGCACCAGGGTCTATGCTACCTAAGATTGAAGCTGCTCTAGATTTTGCAGGCTCTAAAGAGGGAAGAGCCGCACTTATTACCCAATTAGAGAAGGCTAAGGAAGGCATAAACGGAGAAACTGGAACTAGAATTCATATGTAG
- the fdrA gene encoding acyl-CoA synthetase FdrA produces the protein MLRTFIKKGSYQDSVVLMLLTSKISSIEGVNKVSIMMGTPANKDIFKAGGMETAELMEASSNDMVVVVDSDLENIEEILQKETDEFLNKQSSKSGGAEDKSAKSWEQALDILPQANLAVISIPGAYAAMEADRALDENLNVFMFSDNVSLEDEVRLKKKAHEKGLMVMGPDCGTGIIQGIPIAFANYVEKGKIGIVGASGTGIQELTTIIDRLGEGVTNAIGTGGRDLSTTVGGITMLDAINVLEQDPNVEVMIIVSKPPAKQVRDKIVKRLESVEKPVITLFLGEKPETHEKGFYHAYTLDEAARIAVKLLRNEAIELEDYVVNQDGGFNKTEEMTIKAFYSGGTLANEAAVLIKDTLKLSSSFEKREGYILDIAGHEVIDLGDDIYTQGKPHPMIDATTRVEYMKKAANDKSTGVILFDIVLGYGSHIDMANELSDGIKLLQKKAEEENRKLYFVTTICGTKKDIQNYDYQKKQMEDLGVIVCDSNKAAVEMAMHLIGYKYQELSKEILPRKVKKDNNPEVSEKLKELIAHKPRVINIGLKSFSEILEDFKCEVVQYNWAPPAGGDVKLIKVLQFLRSYGL, from the coding sequence ATGTTAAGAACCTTTATAAAAAAAGGAAGTTATCAGGATTCAGTAGTTTTAATGCTACTTACAAGTAAAATATCTTCCATAGAGGGAGTAAATAAGGTATCTATAATGATGGGTACACCTGCCAATAAAGATATTTTTAAGGCAGGGGGAATGGAAACTGCTGAATTAATGGAAGCAAGCTCTAATGATATGGTAGTAGTCGTAGATTCTGATTTAGAAAATATTGAGGAAATATTACAAAAAGAAACAGATGAATTTTTAAATAAACAGTCTTCAAAATCTGGGGGAGCAGAAGATAAATCAGCAAAGTCTTGGGAACAAGCGTTAGATATATTACCTCAAGCAAATCTAGCTGTCATATCTATTCCAGGAGCTTATGCTGCAATGGAGGCTGATAGAGCTTTAGATGAAAACTTAAATGTATTTATGTTTAGTGATAATGTGTCATTAGAAGATGAAGTTCGTTTAAAGAAAAAGGCACATGAAAAAGGACTAATGGTGATGGGACCAGATTGCGGTACAGGTATAATCCAAGGTATTCCAATTGCATTTGCCAATTATGTTGAGAAGGGAAAGATTGGAATAGTTGGTGCATCAGGTACAGGTATTCAAGAATTAACTACAATTATAGATCGACTTGGTGAAGGAGTAACAAATGCAATTGGAACTGGAGGAAGAGATTTATCTACTACAGTCGGTGGGATTACAATGCTTGATGCTATCAATGTACTGGAGCAGGATCCAAATGTGGAGGTTATGATAATAGTATCAAAACCACCAGCGAAACAAGTCAGAGATAAAATAGTAAAAAGACTAGAAAGTGTTGAAAAACCTGTAATTACACTATTTTTAGGAGAGAAACCTGAAACTCATGAAAAAGGCTTCTATCATGCATATACCCTAGATGAGGCAGCAAGAATAGCTGTAAAACTTCTAAGAAATGAAGCAATAGAGCTAGAAGATTATGTAGTTAATCAAGACGGTGGATTTAACAAGACTGAAGAAATGACTATTAAGGCATTTTATTCAGGAGGAACCCTTGCAAATGAGGCAGCTGTATTGATTAAAGATACATTGAAATTATCCTCAAGTTTTGAAAAGAGAGAAGGCTATATTTTAGATATTGCCGGACATGAAGTAATCGACCTAGGGGATGATATTTATACCCAAGGTAAGCCTCACCCTATGATTGATGCTACTACAAGAGTTGAATACATGAAAAAGGCTGCAAATGATAAATCCACAGGTGTTATTTTATTTGATATAGTTCTAGGATATGGCTCACATATTGATATGGCTAATGAACTATCTGATGGTATTAAATTATTACAGAAAAAAGCTGAAGAAGAAAACCGAAAACTTTATTTTGTAACTACTATATGCGGTACGAAGAAAGATATTCAAAACTATGATTATCAGAAGAAACAAATGGAAGATTTAGGTGTTATAGTATGTGATAGCAACAAAGCTGCTGTAGAAATGGCAATGCATCTTATTGGATATAAGTACCAAGAATTAAGTAAGGAAATACTGCCAAGGAAAGTTAAAAAAGACAATAATCCAGAGGTATCTGAGAAATTGAAGGAATTGATTGCGCATAAGCCTAGAGTTATAAATATCGGATTAAAGAGTTTTTCTGAAATCTTAGAGGACTTTAAGTGCGAAGTTGTTCAATACAATTGGGCACCACCTGCTGGTGGCGATGTTAAATTAATTAAGGTATTACAATTTCTTAGAAGCTATGGATTATAA
- the allC gene encoding allantoate deiminase has translation MNISTNEISEIMNWISSYGLLETGGITRLLYSQEWMDVQNGLKEKFESIGMKANFDEIGNLIGHLSGSENSEETIATGSHIDTVVNGGKLDGQLGIFGGFLAVKHLLETYGQPKKNIEIISMAEEEGSRFPYVFWGSKNLLGLANKEDVLNITDQDGIKFVDAMHKHGFDFKSDNKSSLSHVKAFVELHIEQGNALEMEEKSVGIITDIVGQRRYNITLKGEANHAGTTLMEYRKDVIQVFANIVTESINKAKEKGNPLVLTFGKINVKPNTVNVVPGFAEFTMDCRHTDGSFLKEFTTEIEEDMKRIAKDANVEIEIDRWMDEEPVPMDKNVISMIEEACKAKGLNYKLMHSGAGHDSQIIAPHIKTGMIFVPSVKGISHNPKEFTELEDLKQGIEALAAAIYKLAY, from the coding sequence ATGAATATAAGTACAAATGAAATCAGTGAGATTATGAATTGGATATCTTCCTATGGCTTACTTGAAACAGGAGGAATAACTAGACTTTTATATTCCCAGGAATGGATGGATGTGCAAAATGGACTAAAAGAGAAATTTGAAAGTATCGGTATGAAAGCAAATTTTGATGAGATTGGAAACCTTATTGGACATTTATCAGGTTCAGAAAATTCAGAGGAAACCATTGCTACAGGTTCCCATATCGATACTGTTGTTAATGGTGGTAAATTAGACGGACAGCTAGGTATATTCGGAGGATTTTTAGCAGTGAAACATCTTCTTGAAACATATGGACAACCTAAAAAAAATATTGAAATCATTTCTATGGCAGAAGAGGAAGGAAGTAGATTCCCATATGTATTTTGGGGAAGTAAAAACCTATTAGGCTTAGCTAATAAAGAAGATGTCCTTAATATAACTGATCAAGATGGTATTAAATTTGTTGATGCTATGCATAAACACGGATTTGACTTTAAGTCTGATAACAAATCATCTTTATCTCATGTAAAGGCTTTTGTAGAGCTTCATATTGAACAAGGGAATGCTTTAGAGATGGAAGAAAAGTCTGTAGGTATCATTACAGATATCGTTGGGCAAAGAAGATACAATATTACATTAAAAGGTGAAGCAAATCATGCAGGTACTACTCTTATGGAATACCGTAAGGATGTAATTCAAGTATTTGCAAATATTGTAACAGAATCAATTAATAAAGCTAAAGAAAAAGGAAATCCACTTGTATTAACCTTCGGAAAAATTAATGTTAAACCGAACACTGTAAACGTAGTGCCAGGTTTTGCAGAGTTTACTATGGATTGTAGACATACAGACGGTAGCTTCTTAAAAGAATTTACTACAGAAATTGAAGAAGATATGAAACGTATAGCTAAGGATGCAAACGTTGAAATTGAAATTGATAGGTGGATGGATGAGGAACCTGTTCCAATGGATAAAAACGTTATTAGTATGATTGAAGAAGCATGCAAGGCGAAAGGTTTAAATTATAAATTAATGCATAGTGGTGCTGGACATGACTCACAGATTATTGCACCACATATTAAGACAGGTATGATATTTGTTCCAAGTGTTAAGGGAATCAGTCATAATCCAAAAGAGTTCACAGAACTTGAAGACTTAAAGCAAGGCATAGAAGCATTGGCAGCAGCAATTTACAAATTAGCATACTAA
- the allD gene encoding ureidoglycolate dehydrogenase, with translation MKVNENKLKDLMKNKFIKAGLSEEHSEKAAEILTWADARGIHSHGAVRVEYYSERIAKGGINTNPNFRFEKTGPSSGVYYGDNGNGFVAASNAMDEAIKMAKESGIAVVGIKNISHSGSLGYYVEKAAMNDLVAISVCQSDPMVVPYGGSEPYYGTNPIAFSVPTSDERRVVFDMATTVQAWGKVLHARSKKEPIPDTWAVDEKGNPTTDPSKVNALVPISGPKGYGLMMMVDILSGVMLGLPFGKHVSSMYEDLSKGRDLGQLHIVIDPSRFVDIDIFKRNMSTVLNELSESKPAPGVDKVYYPGELGLLRKKKYEDAGGIEIVDDIYEYLISDDIHYDRYDHKNKFAE, from the coding sequence ATGAAAGTTAATGAAAATAAATTAAAGGATTTAATGAAAAATAAATTTATAAAGGCAGGGCTATCTGAAGAACATTCAGAAAAAGCAGCTGAAATTTTAACATGGGCAGACGCCAGGGGAATTCATTCCCATGGTGCTGTTCGTGTAGAATATTATTCCGAAAGAATTGCAAAGGGTGGAATTAATACAAATCCAAACTTTAGATTTGAAAAGACTGGACCATCAAGTGGCGTTTACTATGGAGACAATGGAAATGGTTTCGTGGCAGCTTCTAATGCTATGGATGAAGCTATTAAGATGGCTAAGGAATCAGGTATTGCCGTTGTAGGAATTAAAAATATCTCCCATAGCGGAAGCCTAGGCTACTATGTAGAAAAGGCAGCTATGAATGACCTGGTAGCAATATCAGTATGTCAATCAGATCCAATGGTTGTACCATATGGCGGCAGTGAGCCCTATTATGGAACAAATCCAATCGCCTTTTCTGTACCAACTTCAGATGAAAGAAGAGTTGTATTTGATATGGCAACTACTGTGCAAGCTTGGGGTAAAGTCCTACATGCTCGTTCTAAAAAAGAACCGATTCCAGATACATGGGCAGTTGACGAAAAAGGAAATCCAACTACAGATCCAAGTAAGGTAAATGCATTGGTTCCAATTTCAGGTCCAAAAGGATATGGATTAATGATGATGGTGGATATTTTATCCGGTGTAATGCTAGGATTGCCATTTGGTAAACATGTATCCTCAATGTATGAGGATTTATCAAAAGGAAGAGATCTTGGACAGCTGCATATTGTAATTGATCCATCAAGATTTGTAGATATAGATATATTCAAACGAAATATGTCTACAGTTTTAAATGAACTTAGTGAAAGCAAACCTGCCCCAGGAGTTGATAAGGTTTATTATCCTGGTGAACTTGGCTTATTAAGAAAGAAAAAATATGAAGATGCAGGTGGAATAGAAATAGTAGATGATATCTATGAGTATTTAATTAGTGATGATATTCACTATGACAGATACGACCATAAAAATAAATTTGCTGAATAG
- a CDS encoding MFS transporter, with translation MQDNKDVNVLPKNYWKTIVFTFCLGWVVIWIYRAMLSPIYSEIQGTIGTQTNAAMGLIASCYFFGYTSMQIPSGFLVDRFGQKKVLIPGFILFALGAFSISQATNLMMIYVGSVFAGVGCGTYYGAAFSLTAQHVPAEKKGLSTAIVNSGSALGMIIGMTGSSYVVKTLQLPWQTMVIISASLIVLLIIWFAVAIKNTSVVRKAKVDEVELVNEDIKKGSLFSLRMISCYLLYFTTCYTYYLIVTWLPKFLESERGISGGMIGLIVSMISVTAVPGALYFAHMSDKKRDKKSIIISGLEIAAFVLIALSMKAPNATFLAIILLLYGFLGKMAVDPVLISFISDNASKKDLATKLGMFNFFGMSSSIIAPAFTGYIIDKTGSGELGFYIGAGLLLIGTTVFIFVNAKKHKEQVA, from the coding sequence ATGCAAGATAATAAAGATGTTAATGTATTGCCAAAGAATTATTGGAAGACTATTGTTTTTACATTCTGTTTGGGTTGGGTTGTTATTTGGATCTATAGGGCTATGTTATCACCAATTTATTCAGAAATTCAAGGTACTATAGGAACTCAGACGAATGCAGCCATGGGTCTAATCGCAAGCTGTTATTTCTTCGGATATACATCTATGCAGATTCCTTCAGGTTTCCTAGTCGATCGATTTGGTCAAAAAAAGGTGTTGATTCCAGGATTTATTCTATTTGCATTAGGTGCATTTTCTATTTCTCAAGCGACAAATCTAATGATGATTTATGTTGGTAGTGTATTTGCAGGGGTAGGTTGTGGTACTTATTATGGAGCAGCATTTTCTCTAACTGCACAACACGTTCCAGCAGAGAAAAAAGGTTTATCAACAGCGATCGTAAATAGTGGATCAGCATTGGGTATGATTATTGGTATGACAGGTTCAAGTTATGTAGTAAAAACTTTACAACTACCTTGGCAAACCATGGTTATAATCTCAGCTTCTTTGATAGTTTTACTAATCATATGGTTCGCTGTAGCTATTAAAAATACATCTGTAGTTAGAAAAGCTAAGGTTGACGAAGTGGAATTAGTAAATGAAGATATTAAAAAAGGTTCACTATTCAGTTTAAGGATGATTTCTTGCTATCTTTTATACTTTACAACTTGTTACACATATTACCTAATAGTAACATGGTTACCAAAATTCCTAGAATCCGAAAGAGGGATTTCAGGTGGAATGATAGGTCTAATAGTATCTATGATTTCAGTAACAGCAGTTCCAGGAGCACTGTACTTTGCACATATGTCAGATAAAAAAAGAGATAAAAAGTCTATAATAATCAGTGGGTTAGAAATAGCTGCCTTTGTCCTAATCGCATTGTCTATGAAGGCACCAAATGCAACATTTCTAGCTATTATCCTACTATTATATGGATTTTTAGGAAAAATGGCAGTTGATCCAGTTTTAATTTCTTTTATATCTGATAATGCAAGTAAGAAAGATCTTGCTACAAAATTAGGTATGTTCAATTTCTTCGGAATGTCATCATCTATAATAGCACCTGCTTTTACAGGTTATATAATAGATAAAACAGGCTCAGGTGAGTTAGGTTTTTATATTGGAGCAGGATTATTGCTTATAGGTACAACTGTATTTATATTTGTAAATGCTAAAAAACATAAGGAACAAGTAGCTTAG
- a CDS encoding DUF2877 domain-containing protein, producing the protein MKVLEGKKASKQILELLSPGFYRIHSKFKNGINIEICGKLGFIGMGNTNIPPIGVSLKSDGDNDFTDIGIDHLYWNEKLNRFESSEIIIDLSNIDVIDNRLSGNLNMITLNNLEKIIEIVDSDIVTGFGKTIGYLSSIEDDFVKDLCLKFRCLNPIEIENILKKWIGRGIGLTPSGDDFLQGILYINEMVPILGIEFIEILKNLINIGEYTTDISNNYFQCALCKMYSSTLIYLQDAISIGDSKAIKKFIDELLEFGNTSGSDILAGILTGINYALRYHI; encoded by the coding sequence ATGAAGGTATTGGAAGGAAAAAAGGCATCAAAACAAATACTTGAATTACTATCTCCTGGTTTCTATAGGATTCATAGCAAATTTAAAAATGGAATAAATATAGAGATATGTGGTAAACTTGGCTTTATTGGTATGGGAAATACTAATATTCCACCTATTGGAGTGTCGCTAAAAAGTGATGGGGATAATGATTTCACTGATATTGGCATTGATCACTTATATTGGAATGAAAAACTTAATAGATTTGAATCAAGTGAAATTATTATTGATTTAAGCAATATTGATGTGATAGACAATAGACTTTCTGGCAATTTAAATATGATTACTCTTAATAATTTGGAAAAAATTATAGAGATTGTGGATAGTGACATAGTTACAGGATTTGGGAAGACAATTGGATATTTATCAAGTATAGAGGATGACTTTGTAAAAGATTTGTGTTTGAAATTTAGGTGCTTAAATCCCATTGAGATTGAGAATATATTGAAGAAATGGATTGGAAGAGGAATTGGATTGACCCCTTCTGGAGATGACTTCTTACAAGGAATATTATATATAAATGAGATGGTTCCCATCCTAGGAATTGAATTTATAGAAATATTAAAAAATTTAATTAATATTGGTGAATATACAACTGATATTAGTAACAACTACTTTCAATGTGCTCTTTGTAAAATGTATTCAAGTACATTAATATATCTTCAGGACGCTATTAGTATAGGTGATTCTAAAGCAATTAAAAAATTTATAGATGAATTATTGGAATTTGGGAATACCTCAGGATCAGATATTTTAGCAGGAATTTTAACAGGAATAAATTATGCACTAAGATATCATATATAA
- a CDS encoding dicarboxylate/amino acid:cation symporter, giving the protein MKRKKLSTIKQILISMVIGIIAGMLLGENARSLKIIGDIFLRLIQMSVVILIMGAVIEAVGNLDTKDLGKLGIKMIFWFMFFTIIAATIGIGLGLLLKPGAGVLFEASESVVEQPIQELSQIIVDFFPTNIIDSMASGNMIQVIVFAILFGATLSTLREKKMSNMILDWVKDLNVVIINMISKIMVIAPIGIGALLAYTTGTMGIGVILPLMKFLIIFGIGTIIHLFISVILTAIYCKASPIRIARKLTNMTVMAFTTTSSAVTLPIKMKDSETKLGVSSRISNLVNPLAMTLNSNGLSMFLALACITVAQIYKIEIDILSIIKIITLSTLACLGTVVVPGGGLVALAIVMPSIGLPLEGIVLMSGIDWFSGMFRTVLNVDTDALISMLIAKDTKELNYDILNSD; this is encoded by the coding sequence ATGAAAAGAAAAAAACTTTCAACAATAAAACAAATTCTAATTTCAATGGTTATTGGGATAATAGCTGGAATGTTACTTGGAGAGAATGCAAGAAGTCTTAAAATCATAGGGGATATTTTCTTAAGATTGATTCAAATGTCAGTGGTCATTCTAATAATGGGTGCAGTTATAGAAGCAGTAGGAAATTTAGATACAAAGGACCTAGGAAAACTTGGAATAAAGATGATATTTTGGTTCATGTTTTTCACTATTATAGCAGCTACTATAGGAATAGGATTAGGTTTACTTTTAAAACCTGGGGCTGGCGTACTGTTTGAGGCCAGTGAATCAGTAGTAGAGCAGCCTATACAAGAACTTAGTCAAATAATAGTGGACTTTTTTCCCACAAATATAATTGATTCCATGGCAAGTGGAAATATGATTCAAGTAATAGTATTTGCTATATTATTTGGTGCAACTCTAAGCACCCTTAGAGAGAAGAAGATGTCAAATATGATTCTTGATTGGGTAAAAGATTTAAATGTAGTTATCATAAATATGATCAGTAAAATTATGGTGATTGCACCTATAGGGATTGGTGCACTTTTAGCATATACAACAGGAACAATGGGTATTGGTGTAATACTCCCATTGATGAAATTCTTAATTATATTCGGAATTGGTACCATTATCCACCTTTTTATAAGTGTTATATTAACTGCAATATATTGTAAGGCAAGTCCTATACGTATAGCAAGAAAGCTTACAAATATGACAGTTATGGCATTTACCACCACCTCTTCAGCTGTAACATTACCAATAAAAATGAAGGACAGTGAAACAAAACTAGGTGTAAGTAGTAGGATTTCAAATCTTGTAAATCCTTTGGCCATGACACTAAATAGTAATGGACTATCTATGTTTTTAGCATTAGCATGCATTACGGTAGCACAAATATATAAAATAGAAATAGACATCCTATCCATTATTAAAATCATAACATTATCTACATTAGCTTGTTTAGGAACAGTGGTGGTTCCTGGCGGAGGATTAGTGGCATTAGCTATTGTAATGCCAAGTATAGGATTACCACTAGAGGGTATTGTTCTTATGTCTGGTATAGATTGGTTTTCAGGAATGTTTAGGACAGTATTAAATGTTGACACTGATGCTTTGATTTCAATGCTTATTGCAAAGGATACGAAAGAATTAAATTATGATATACTAAATAGCGATTAG
- a CDS encoding YlbE family protein: MNYKTIDEANQAVIQKIVAAVPVILDVVPAHTVIKELENKKVLLHAGPPILWENMTSPMQGSCIGAVLFEGWAKDEDEARELLSSGGVDFIPCHHVNAVGPMGGITSAHMPVFVVKNTTDGNYAYCSLNEGIGKVLRFGAYSEEVVNRLNWMRDVLGPVLGKALRTFEGGLSANPIIAKSIAMGDEFHQRNIAASLVFLKEISPVITRLDINDTEKQEVIQFLADTDQFFLNIMMTCSKAIMDGARMIEEGTVVTAMCRNGENFGIRISGMGDEWFIAPVNTPQGLYFTGYDSEDASPDMGDSAITETFGVGGMAMIAAPAVTRFVGTGGFDDANRISNEMSEICIGYNPNFIIPTWNFKGICLGIDARKVVEKGITPVINTGIAHKIAGFGQIGAGTVNPPIACFEKAIVAYAKKLGFKE, from the coding sequence ATGAACTATAAAACAATAGATGAAGCAAACCAGGCGGTTATCCAAAAAATTGTAGCTGCTGTACCCGTAATCTTAGACGTTGTACCAGCACATACTGTAATTAAGGAACTGGAAAATAAGAAGGTTTTATTACATGCAGGACCCCCTATTCTGTGGGAGAATATGACAAGCCCTATGCAGGGTTCTTGTATAGGTGCAGTCCTATTTGAAGGATGGGCTAAGGATGAGGATGAGGCTCGTGAATTATTATCATCTGGAGGAGTGGACTTTATTCCATGCCATCATGTAAATGCAGTAGGACCAATGGGTGGTATAACTTCTGCACATATGCCTGTGTTTGTAGTAAAAAATACAACGGACGGGAATTATGCATATTGCTCACTAAACGAGGGAATCGGTAAGGTGCTAAGATTTGGAGCATATTCTGAAGAGGTAGTAAATCGATTAAACTGGATGCGTGATGTACTTGGACCTGTGCTTGGAAAAGCACTACGTACCTTTGAAGGTGGATTAAGTGCAAATCCAATTATTGCAAAATCAATAGCTATGGGAGATGAATTCCATCAAAGAAATATAGCTGCATCACTAGTATTTTTAAAAGAAATAAGCCCAGTAATTACAAGGCTGGATATTAATGACACAGAAAAACAAGAGGTAATTCAATTTTTAGCTGATACAGACCAATTTTTCTTAAATATTATGATGACTTGTTCAAAGGCAATTATGGATGGGGCAAGAATGATAGAAGAAGGTACTGTAGTTACAGCAATGTGTAGGAATGGAGAAAACTTTGGAATACGAATAAGTGGTATGGGTGATGAGTGGTTTATTGCGCCAGTAAATACTCCACAAGGATTATACTTTACAGGATATGATAGTGAAGATGCAAGTCCTGATATGGGGGACAGCGCCATAACAGAGACATTTGGAGTAGGTGGAATGGCAATGATAGCAGCACCAGCTGTTACTAGGTTTGTGGGAACTGGTGGCTTTGATGATGCTAATAGAATAAGCAACGAAATGTCAGAGATATGTATTGGTTACAATCCAAACTTTATAATTCCTACATGGAACTTTAAAGGAATTTGTCTTGGAATAGATGCTAGAAAAGTAGTTGAAAAGGGTATCACTCCTGTAATAAATACAGGTATTGCACATAAAATAGCAGGTTTTGGTCAGATAGGGGCAGGTACAGTAAATCCACCAATCGCTTGCTTTGAAAAGGCTATTGTAGCCTATGCAAAAAAATTAGGATTTAAAGAATAA